A window from Electrophorus electricus isolate fEleEle1 chromosome 7, fEleEle1.pri, whole genome shotgun sequence encodes these proteins:
- the sbno2a gene encoding protein strawberry notch homolog 2a, protein MPILATSVVMDTEDFLHPDGPHLGSPKYSVPSPPLPNSIESEVFSSNAWPFSQQSDFSQPYPTQQSGRPFQPCVSAADVFSSLADVDFSDLTTGRNGDFAPDLSCMDDLSNASLFSSPPDSLSEYTDPSGFSLDGLALGPSQGSASTPAYWDTAGPNQRELNLKFSGLNNLDVIPINPPLAGFKLHEVAPPPPEEEEEADEEETEELGHVDTYAEYKPLKSTIGISHPDIVVETSTLSSVPPPDITYTLSIPDSTISTGQLSALQLEAIIYACQQHEVILKNKQRAGFLIGDGAGVGKGRTVAAIILENFLKARKRALWFSVSNDLKYDAERDLKDIEAPNIPVFALNKIKYGDTATSEGVLFATYSALIGESQAGGQHRTRLKQILDWCRPDFDGVIVFDECHKAKNATSTKMGKAVLDLQNKLPLARVVYASATGASEPKNMIYMSRLGIWGEGTPFKTFEDFLHAIEKRGVGAMEIVAMDMKVSGMYIARQLSFSGVSFRIEEITLDSEFKLVYNKAARLWAEALDVFTRAADTLGLNSRKSLWGQFWSSHQRFFKYLCIAAKVRRLVELARAEMEQGKCIVIGLQSTGEARTREVLDENDGHLDRFVSAAEGVFQSLVQKHFPLEKPKREKMAGNKRKRKPRGRPPKFLKHCVEVGGVIKISDDSDSDSEELDSDSNSSPESLQDNDDVIFVNHINGPSAKLEELKQGLLGKIAELGKELPLNTLDELIDRFGGPERVSEMTGRKGRVVRRPDGKVQYESRAEQGLTIDHVNIKEKERFMAGEKLVAIISEAASSGISLQADKRVQNQRRRVHMTLELPWSADRAIQQFGRTHRSNQVNAPEYIFLISELAGERRFASIVAKRLESLGALTHGDRRATESRDLSKYNFENKYGTKALDKITKAILGHIDNKVPPPKTYLGGEDRFFADMKKGMIDVGIFCKDLRFGLNTEKDCTITKFLNRILGLEVHHQNALFQYFTDNFDYLIEKDKKEGKYDMGILDLAPGNDEIHEEEQEVFLTPGNPQEGQVTLYKISVDRGMPWDEALSKAETLTAEHEGFYLSHKLRGSQPCVLLAEQGRGRNLIIYKPNIGRQAHPENMENLQLRYRKVLPEEAKDCWENQFVFSFKKCSHANWKGKCKQVEQGQECWLGMRLRQYHMLCGALLRVWKRVADIVSDVTNSSLLQIVRLKTKQNSKQVGIKIPENCVERVRGELLQMDAEVKRVRREKEAQAQQEQQALRARQELILRLEQQKRLCATDAFGNPPLRLRSPPPYPSVALPKSRPADEVLDLTLSPCPSPEAEADGGNGGLTLNGLAGLAGVFEMQRGGGGGGAGMKIPETFHLEELISQEQQRDRRVTSEHGNTRMAPPLLPTHSNLHMLKQGGLQAVHTLRQQHTALGVLQHGTPRTPQVLSAQSSAPPAARFDKRPLRLFPGNDSKQLIGMKPHGSTLTNHNHALQGRQLQRRVHAAPHASRAPHASRAPHALQLPPLQQGSHQRVPVMHTHVPSMHAAEGSNMASKHAPLVLKRRLPELGSRAPGSHSVADGSVPQQDEFGFAFDSSVLAPSLPYPFSSQAPPSSSPSFSHPSASFSPAFLPSSERVHLPLANGHCSMDALDAREPLDLMAGGAPTDRRQSVIQYKPVDWDAT, encoded by the exons ATGCCCATTCTTGCCACATCTGTTGTCATGGACACGGAGGACTTCCTGCACCCAGACGGCCCTCATCTGGGGAGCCCCAAATATAGCGTGCCCAGTCCTCCTCTCCCCAACTCTATAGAG AGTGAGGTGTTTTCCTCTAACGCCTGGCCATTCTCTCAGCAGTCCGACTTCAGCCAGCCCTATCCTACGCAACAGTCTGGGAG GCCGTTCCAGCCCTGCGTCTCTGCCGCAGACGTGTTCAGCTCGCTGGCCGACGTGGACTTCTCCGACCTCACGACGGGCAGGAACGGAGACTTCGCACCG GATCTGTCATGCATGGACGACCTGTCCAACGCGTCGCTGTTCTCCTCGCCCCCCGACTCGCTGTCCGAGTACACAGACCCTTCCGGCTTCAGCCTGGACGGCCTGGCTCTTGGTCCCAGCCAGGGCTCCGCTTCCACACCAGCCTACTGGGACACAGCTGGGCCAAACCAGAGAGAG TTGAACCTGAAGTTCTCAGGTTTGAACAATCTGGATGTCATCCCGATCAACCCGCCGTTAGCCGGATTCAAG CTCCATGAAgtggccccgcccccgcccgaggaggaagaggaagcggACGAGGAGGAGACGGAGGAGCTCGGTCACGTGGATACATACGCCGAGTACAAGCCCTTGAAAT ccacCATAGGCATCTCTCACCCGGACATTGTGGTGGAGACGAGCACCCTGTCCAGCGTGCCTCCACCCGACATCACCTACACCCTGTCCATCCCAGACAGCACCATCAGTACGGGCCAGCTCTCCGCCCTGCAGCTGGAGGCCATCATCTACGCCTGCCAG CAACACGAGGTGATCCTGAAGAACAAGCAGAGAGCGGGCTTCCTGATCGGGGACGGCGCTGGTGTGGGCAAAGGCCGCACCGTGGCTGCCATCATACTGGAGAACTTCCTAAAGGCACGGAAGAGAGCCCTGTG GTTCAGCGTGTCTAACGATCTAAAGTATGATGCAGAAAGAGACCTCAAGGACATAGAGGCACCTAACATCCCCGTCTTTGCTTTAAACAAG attaAGTATGGAGACACAGCTACCTCAGAGGGCGTTCTGTTCGCTACGTACTCTGCTCTGATTGGGGAGAGCCAGGCAGGGGGGCAGCACCGCACCCGACTGAAGCAGATCCTGGACTGGTGCAGACCCGACTTTGACGGAGTC ATCGTATTCGATGAGTGCCATAAAGCCAAAAATGCGACATCCACCAAGATGGGCAAAGCTGTCCTGGACCTGCAGAACAAGCTGCCACTGGCGAGGGTGGTGTATGCTAGTGCCACAG GTGCCTCGGAGCCAAAGAACATGATCTACATGAGTCGTCTGGGGATCTGGGGAGAGGGAACGCCCTTCAAGACCTTCGAGGACTTCCTGCACGCCATCGAGAAGAG GGGCGTCGGTGCCATGGAGATAGTTGCCATGGACATGAAAGTCAGCGGCATGTACATCGCCCGGCAGCTGAGTTTTTCCGGCGTGTCGTTCCGGATCGAGGAGATCACACTGGACAGCGAGTTCAAGCTGGTCTACAACAAGGCCGCCCGGCTG TGGGCCGAGGCCTTGGACGTATTCACCCGGGCGGCGGACACCTTGGGCCTGAACTCGCGGAAGTCCCTGTGGGGCCAGTTTTGGTCCTCGCACCAGCGCTTCTTCAAGTACCTCTGCATCGCCGCCAAAGTGCGGCGCCTTGTGGAGCTGGCCCGGGCCGAGATGGAACAGGGCAAG tgcatcGTGATTGGCTTGCAGTCGACTGGCGAGGCCCGCACTCGTGAGGTCCTGGATGAGAACGATGGCCACCTGGACCGGTTTGTCTCTGCTGCCGA GGGGGTGTTCCAGTCTCTGGTACAGAAGCACTTTCCACTGGAGAAACCCAAGCGAGAGAAGATGGCTGGAAATAAAAGGAAAC GAAAGCCACGGGGCCGCCCCCCCAAGTTCTTGAAACACTGCGTGGAGGTGGGCGGGGTCATCAAGATTAGCGACGACTCGGACTCGGACTCAGAGGAGCTCGACAGCGACTCAAACTCCTCCCCCGAGTCGCTGCAGGACAACGACGATGTCATCTTTGTCAACCACATCAACGGGCCCAGcg CAAAACTGGAGGAGTTGAAGCAGGGCCTGCTGGGTAAGATAGCTGAGCTGGGGAAGGAGCTGCCTCTGAACACGCTGGACGAGCTGATCGACAGGTTCGGGGGGCCAGAGAGGGTGTCTGAG aTGACTGGGCGGAAGGGCCGGGTAGTGCGGCGGCCGGACGGCAAGGTGCAGTACGAGTCGCGGGCAGAGCAGGGGCTCACCATCGACCACGTTAACATCAAAGAGAAGGAGCGCTTCATGGCTGGGGAGAAG CTGGTTGCAATCATCTCCGAGGCAGCCAGTTCAGGCATCTCCCTGCAGGCTGACAAGCGTGTGCAGAACCAGAGGAGGAGGGTGCACATGACCCTGGAGCTGCCCTGGAGTGCTGACCGTGCCATCCAGCagttcg GTCGCACTCATCGCTCTAACCAGGTGAACGCTCCAGAGTACATCTTCCTGATCTCAGAGCTGGCAGGAGAGAGACGCTTTGCTTCTATTGTAGCCAAGCGCCTGGAGAGCTTG GGTGCGCTGACCCATGGTGACAGACGAGCCACTGAGTCCAGAGACCTGAGCAAATACAACTTTGAAAACAAA TATGGTACCAAAGCCTTGGATAAGATCACTAAAGCCATATTGGGACACATCGACAACAAGGTCCCCCCACCCAAAACTTACCTGGGCGGTGAAGACAGGTTCTTTGCAG ATATGAAGAAAGGCATGATTGATGTGGGCATTTTCTGTAAGGATCTACGCTTTGGCCTCAACACAGAGAAAG acTGCACCATCACCAAGTTCCTGAACCGCATCCTGGGCCTGGAGGTGCACCACCAGAACGCACTCTTCCAGTACTTCACCGACAACTTCGACTACCTGATTGAGAAGGACAAGAAGGAAGGCAAATACGACATGGGCATTCTGG ATCTCGCTCCGGGTAATGATGAGATCCATGAGGAAGAACAGGAAGTGTTCTTGACCCCCGGAAACCCCCAGGAAGGCCAGGTCACCCTCTATAAG ATCAGCGTGGACCGAGGGATGCCCTGGGACGAAGCCCTCAGCAAAGCAGAGACGCTGACAGCAGAACACGAGGGTTTCTACCTCTCCCACAAG ttgcGTGGGAGCCAGCCCTGCGTGTTGCTGGCTGAGCAAGGCCGAGGGCGGAACCTCATCATCTACAAGCCCAACATCGGCAGGCAGGCTCACCCGGAGAACATGGAGAACCTGCAGCTGCGCTACCGCAAG GTGCTGCCCGAAGAAGCCAAGGACTGCTGGGAGAATCAGTTTGTCTTCTCATTCAAGAAGTGCAGCCATGCCAACTG gaaaggCAAGTGTaagcaggtggagcagggtcAGGAGTGCTGGCTGGGCATGCGTCTGCGCCAGTACCACATGCTGTGCGGGGCTCTGCTCCGTGTGTGGAAGCGCGTGGCTGACATCGTCTCGGACGTCACCAACTCCAGCCTGCTGCAGATCGTGCGTCTCAAAACCAAGCAGAACAGCAAGCAAGTCG GTATAAAGATCCCGGAGAACTGTGTGGAGCGCGTGCGTGGCGAGCTCTTGCAGATGGACGCGGAGGTGAAGCGAGTGCGGCGGGAGAAGGAGGCCCAGGcacagcaggagcagcaggctCTGCGTGCCCGCCAGGAGCTGATCCTCCGCCTGGAGCAGCAGAAACGTCTCTGCGCGACAGATGCCTTCGGGAACCCGCCGCTCCGCCTCCGGAGCCCGCCTCCCTACCCCAGCGTGGCCCTGCCCAAGAGCCGGCCAGCCGACGAGGTGCTGGACCTCACCCTCAGCCCATGCCCATCGCCGGAGGCGGAAGCAGACGGAGGGAACGGAGGGCTTACCCTAAACGGGCTGGCAGGGCTGGCTGGCGTGTTCGAAatgcagagaggaggaggaggaggaggagcggggATGAAGATCCCCGAGACGTTTCACCTAGAAGAGCTGATCTCGCAGGAGCAGCAGAGGGACAGGCGGGTGACGTCGGAGCACGGGAACACTCGCATGGCCCCGCCCCTTTTGCCCACCCATAGCAACCTGCACATGCTAAAGCAGGGGGGTCTGCAGGCTGTCCATACGCTCAGACAGCAGCACACGGCGCTCGGCGTACTCCAGCATGGCACGCCACGCACGCCCCAAGTGCTCAGCGCACAGAGCTCCGCCCCTCCAGCGGCACGATTCGACAAGCGGCCGTTGCGGCTGTTTCCAGGCAATGACAGTAAGCAGCTCATTGGGATGAAGCCACACGGCAGCACACTGACCAACCACAACCACGCCTTGCAGGGGCGCCAGCTACAGAGGCGTGTGCACGCTGCGCCTCACGCGTCCCGTGCGCCTCACGCGTCCCGTGCGCCTCACGCGCTTCAGCTCCCTCCTCTACAGCAGGGCAGCCATCAGCGTGTCCCAGTCATGCACACGCACGTCCCCAGCATGCATGCGGCAGAGGGGTCGAACATGGCCAGCAAGCACGCGCCTCTCGTGCTGAAACGTCGGTTGCCGGAGCTGGGCTCGCGGGCGCCCGGCAGCCATTCCGTGGCGGACGGCTCCGTGCCGCAGCAGGATGAGTTCGGCTTTGCCTTCGACTCGTCCGTCCTTGCGCCGTCGCTCCCGTACCCGTTCTCGTCGCAGGCCCCGCCCTCCTCTTCCCCGTCATTCTCTCACCCGTCTGCTTCGTTCTCCCCTGCCTTCCTGCCCTCGTCCGAGCGCGTGCACCTCCCGCTGGCCAATGGCCACTGCAGCATGGACGCGCTGGACGCCCGAGAGCCCCTGGACCTCATGGCTGGCGGGGCTCCCACTGACCGTCGTCAGTCCGTCATTCAGTACAAGCCCGTGGACTGGGACGCCACCTAA